One segment of Methanothermobacter tenebrarum DNA contains the following:
- a CDS encoding DNA double-strand break repair nuclease NurA → MGVLEKIIKTLEKEVKRDIDSQYFSGGHGIRNSHDDYFKPLRDVEPHLMAFVDGGNNTILEAPRFSLQVNRVYFNLFKGKERQRPSSRIPEKIEFFSYLSVHDSENGEVGKVKIFPLSEEHRKYLPMEEDLTVTLPGPPDFYQRSRMFSVARRFAEWSFSTRIIEEELDDGDILVKDGSLDTSFEGERIYLHRILKAADKIGVNLAGLSKTCTLPTPTGNSLIASIRKLAKDKNYERWYHLLKPKEVKGHLIKIMIVKLHELSDYIFRLDLFGKDDEAEIISAIGENTVDPTFPGYPYGLIDADLNARVRMDEVKMYKASILSGLPEDVLEELKYHIRAVDAHEKLNRIAMIKDKKIR, encoded by the coding sequence TTGGGGGTCTTGGAAAAGATAATTAAAACCCTTGAAAAAGAGGTTAAAAGGGACATTGACAGTCAATATTTTTCAGGAGGCCATGGGATCCGCAATTCTCATGATGATTATTTCAAACCCCTTAGGGACGTTGAACCGCATTTAATGGCATTTGTTGACGGTGGGAACAACACTATATTAGAAGCCCCAAGATTCTCCTTACAAGTAAATAGGGTATACTTCAATCTCTTCAAGGGCAAAGAACGTCAAAGACCATCCTCCAGGATACCTGAAAAGATAGAATTTTTCTCTTATCTTAGTGTCCATGATTCAGAGAATGGAGAAGTAGGTAAAGTGAAGATATTCCCACTCTCAGAAGAACATAGAAAGTATCTGCCAATGGAAGAAGATCTTACAGTAACGCTCCCAGGACCCCCAGATTTTTACCAACGAAGTAGAATGTTCTCGGTTGCTCGAAGATTCGCTGAATGGAGCTTCAGCACTCGTATAATAGAAGAGGAACTTGATGATGGTGACATACTTGTGAAAGATGGTTCGCTGGACACATCATTCGAAGGAGAGCGCATATACCTACATAGAATATTAAAAGCCGCTGATAAAATAGGTGTTAACCTTGCAGGCCTTTCAAAAACATGCACATTACCTACACCCACTGGAAATTCTCTAATAGCCTCCATTAGAAAATTGGCAAAAGATAAAAATTATGAAAGATGGTATCATCTCCTAAAACCTAAAGAGGTGAAAGGGCACCTTATAAAGATAATGATTGTTAAATTACATGAACTCTCAGATTATATTTTTAGATTAGACCTCTTCGGCAAAGATGATGAAGCCGAGATAATATCTGCCATTGGAGAAAATACAGTTGACCCCACATTCCCTGGCTACCCATATGGTCTCATAGATGCTGACCTTAACGCAAGGGTACGTATGGATGAAGTGAAAATGTACAAGGCAAGTATATTATCAGGATTACCAGAGGACGTCCTAGAAGAGTTGAAATATCATATAAGGGCGGTTGACGCCCATGAAAAATTAAACAGGATAGCCATGATCAAGGATAAAAAAATTAGATAG
- a CDS encoding heavy metal-binding domain-containing protein — protein MVVSSNHVPGYRAVETLGFVYGLTVRSRGIGGQVGAGLRSLVGGEIKEYVTMMEHARQEAIDRMIEHAKELGANAIISARFDSDSISNVMQEILAYGTAVIIEKE, from the coding sequence ATTGTTGTAAGTTCAAATCATGTCCCAGGATATCGTGCAGTTGAAACTTTAGGCTTCGTTTACGGTCTTACAGTCAGGAGCAGAGGAATTGGAGGCCAAGTAGGGGCCGGCTTAAGATCTCTAGTTGGGGGGGAAATCAAAGAGTATGTTACCATGATGGAGCATGCACGCCAAGAGGCTATTGATCGCATGATAGAACATGCAAAGGAACTTGGAGCTAATGCTATTATAAGCGCACGATTTGATTCTGATTCCATATCTAATGTCATGCAAGAGATCCTAGCCTATGGTACAGCCGTTATAATAGAAAAAGAATAA
- a CDS encoding amino acid permease — protein sequence MKLRRALTLFDVVNLVIGTIVGADIYIVAAVGAGALGPASILSWFIAGIMAIIIALVFAESSSVLARVGGPYAYARHVFGDFIGFLVGWSLWVSSWVAIAVFPVAFVSYLLHFLSLDPIMQGLVKVVFIVSLTLVNYRGVKVAGKVNDALTVLKLAPLFIFALAGLVYFLMKPDVLMANYTPFAPYGLGGLGGVVVLVFWAYVGFELVTVPSDEVIDPKTTIPRAIILGMVFIMFFYLVTNFVILGVVPWDLLANSRAPLALAGYMLLGPLGALLMTIGALFSISGSEEAGILSTARILYAMASDGLLPRVFASVHPRYRTPHVSLVFQNLTAMVAAILGTATQLISISVFTLLFCYILTCISLPLLKKERIPIKAILGFFVCVYLMVNCSVDSILWGLLLTFIGIPLYLKYATHQPDATFRILARQLQDKIQARRERRFLARFLRLISDFTKKLK from the coding sequence ATGAAGCTTCGAAGGGCTCTTACATTATTTGATGTTGTGAACCTTGTAATTGGGACTATTGTCGGGGCTGATATTTATATTGTGGCTGCTGTTGGTGCGGGGGCCCTTGGACCTGCATCTATACTATCATGGTTTATAGCCGGGATTATGGCGATTATAATCGCACTTGTATTCGCCGAGTCTTCATCGGTATTAGCCCGTGTAGGCGGACCCTATGCGTATGCTCGGCATGTATTTGGGGATTTCATAGGGTTTCTTGTGGGTTGGTCTCTTTGGGTGTCATCATGGGTTGCTATAGCAGTTTTCCCTGTTGCATTTGTTTCATATTTGCTCCATTTTCTGTCATTGGATCCTATCATGCAAGGCTTGGTTAAAGTTGTTTTCATAGTTTCTTTAACTCTGGTAAATTATAGGGGTGTGAAAGTGGCTGGTAAGGTTAATGATGCTTTGACTGTTTTGAAGCTGGCTCCACTTTTTATCTTCGCCCTTGCCGGTCTGGTTTACTTTTTAATGAAACCTGATGTTCTCATGGCTAATTATACGCCTTTCGCACCTTATGGTCTGGGAGGATTGGGTGGTGTTGTTGTATTAGTGTTCTGGGCATATGTCGGTTTTGAGCTTGTAACAGTACCGTCTGATGAGGTTATAGACCCTAAAACTACGATACCAAGGGCTATAATCCTTGGGATGGTGTTTATAATGTTCTTTTATCTTGTCACAAATTTTGTTATATTAGGTGTTGTCCCATGGGATCTCCTTGCGAATAGCCGGGCGCCCTTGGCACTTGCAGGGTACATGTTACTAGGACCCTTGGGGGCTCTTCTCATGACCATAGGGGCTCTATTTTCAATATCTGGTTCTGAGGAGGCTGGTATACTTTCTACTGCGAGGATATTATATGCTATGGCATCTGATGGTCTTCTTCCAAGGGTCTTCGCTTCGGTACATCCAAGGTATAGAACACCACATGTGAGTCTGGTTTTCCAGAACTTAACAGCTATGGTAGCGGCTATTCTGGGAACGGCCACACAACTTATTAGTATTTCTGTGTTCACTTTACTCTTCTGTTACATTCTGACTTGTATATCATTACCTTTACTCAAGAAGGAAAGGATACCTATTAAGGCTATCCTAGGATTTTTTGTATGTGTTTATCTTATGGTTAACTGTTCGGTTGACTCTATACTTTGGGGTCTGCTTTTAACTTTTATTGGAATCCCATTATATTTGAAGTATGCAACCCATCAACCAGACGCGACTTTCAGGATCCTGGCAAGACAATTGCAGGACAAGATACAGGCTAGGAGGGAGAGAAGATTCCTCGCCAGGTTCCTCAGATTAATATCTGATTTCACGAAAAAGCTAAAATAG
- a CDS encoding FN3 associated domain-containing protein: MNRLYALVLASLILFLGIGVGSAASMFYTNNSVPTENSTLYTAPIVLNKTMQIKYMIKDNTTTKYGIIKHEITGTNRNRTIYPTISFNGTALSLVFPENVYYTVNGKMPTNKSTLYTSPIILDKNMIVKYLIVVNGTKYTGIVKHTPCKLVKKVQARKMNHKWVKQVIRELVPA, translated from the coding sequence ATGAATAGATTATATGCATTGGTATTGGCGTCGCTTATACTATTCCTTGGGATTGGCGTCGGATCAGCGGCTTCAATGTTCTATACCAATAATTCAGTGCCCACAGAGAACAGTACATTGTATACTGCGCCAATAGTCTTGAATAAGACCATGCAAATAAAGTATATGATAAAGGACAATACAACAACAAAGTATGGTATAATTAAGCATGAAATAACAGGAACAAATAGGAACCGGACAATATATCCTACGATATCATTTAATGGTACCGCGCTTTCCCTAGTCTTCCCAGAAAATGTGTATTATACAGTGAATGGTAAGATGCCAACCAACAAGAGCACACTCTATACTTCACCAATAATCTTAGACAAGAACATGATAGTAAAGTATCTGATAGTGGTTAATGGCACAAAGTATACGGGAATAGTTAAGCACACACCATGCAAGCTTGTTAAGAAGGTTCAGGCAAGGAAGATGAATCACAAATGGGTGAAGCAAGTAATAAGAGAACTTGTACCAGCCTAA
- the polX gene encoding DNA polymerase/3'-5' exonuclease PolX, whose protein sequence is MKNALVAKTLNRVADFLELKEETFRVKAYRRAAHTIQLLPIDIEEYAKKRKLTDLPGIGENIAKKIEEILKTGRLSYLEKLEKEYPIDMDSLLAIEGIGPKTIKILYEKLKIKNLQDLEYHAKRHNLRKIEGIGERKEERILQSIKFVRSTLGRRLLAYAEPIAQYIKSLLEERPEIERAEIAGSIRRGKETIGDIDILTITENPEETINYFTSLEMAEETVAKGSKKAIIRLEDGIECELRTFTREEFGAALLYFTGSMEFNIELRRMARSKSMKLNEYGLYKDKKRIASKTEEEIFKSLGLSYIEPELRENNGEIEAAAEDSLPNLVSEEDIRGDLHIHTIWSDGTETIETIAKAAQSLGYEYIAITDHSSSLKIAGGLDEEKLQGQIEEIDSLDLKVCVFKGIEANIRLDGELDVPDDILSKLDIVIASIHSPGREDMTERMLAAIENKHVHMIGHPTGRKLFKRDEYPLDLDMIFEEAEKTGTILEINANPIRLDLRDIYIKRALEYNCKFAINTDAHRLPDLHNMRWGVKTARRGWATPSDIINTLKIDKIKRIFG, encoded by the coding sequence ATGAAAAATGCACTAGTCGCCAAAACCCTAAACAGGGTAGCGGACTTCCTCGAGTTGAAAGAAGAAACATTCCGAGTTAAAGCCTACAGAAGAGCAGCCCACACCATCCAACTACTACCAATAGACATAGAAGAATACGCCAAAAAAAGAAAACTAACAGACCTGCCAGGAATAGGGGAAAACATAGCCAAAAAAATAGAAGAAATACTAAAAACAGGCCGACTATCCTACCTAGAAAAACTAGAAAAAGAATACCCCATAGACATGGACAGCCTACTCGCAATAGAAGGAATAGGCCCAAAAACAATAAAAATACTCTATGAAAAACTCAAAATCAAAAACCTCCAAGACCTAGAATACCATGCCAAGAGGCATAATCTCCGAAAAATAGAGGGTATAGGGGAGAGAAAGGAGGAAAGAATACTTCAAAGCATAAAATTCGTCCGTTCAACCCTCGGAAGGAGGCTGCTAGCCTATGCGGAGCCGATAGCACAATATATAAAATCTTTACTAGAAGAGCGTCCAGAAATAGAAAGAGCAGAGATAGCAGGGTCTATAAGGAGGGGTAAAGAGACAATAGGGGACATAGACATCCTAACAATAACAGAGAACCCGGAAGAAACCATAAACTACTTCACATCCCTAGAGATGGCAGAGGAAACAGTGGCCAAAGGATCCAAGAAGGCTATAATACGCTTAGAGGATGGGATTGAATGCGAACTCCGCACATTCACAAGAGAAGAGTTCGGCGCAGCCCTATTATACTTCACAGGATCCATGGAATTCAACATCGAACTCCGAAGAATGGCCCGGTCAAAGTCGATGAAACTAAACGAATACGGATTATACAAGGACAAGAAGAGGATAGCCTCAAAGACAGAAGAAGAAATTTTCAAGAGCCTAGGATTATCATATATAGAACCCGAACTGCGGGAAAATAATGGAGAAATCGAGGCGGCTGCAGAGGACAGCCTACCCAATCTCGTGTCAGAAGAGGATATTAGAGGAGACCTTCACATCCACACAATATGGAGTGACGGCACCGAGACGATAGAGACCATTGCGAAGGCCGCTCAAAGCCTGGGATATGAGTATATAGCTATCACGGACCATAGCAGTTCCCTGAAGATTGCTGGGGGCTTGGACGAGGAAAAACTCCAAGGACAGATAGAGGAGATAGACAGTTTAGACCTTAAAGTATGCGTATTCAAAGGCATAGAGGCTAATATAAGATTAGATGGGGAATTGGACGTCCCAGATGACATACTATCAAAGTTGGATATTGTGATAGCGAGCATACATTCGCCAGGAAGGGAGGACATGACGGAAAGGATGCTCGCAGCAATAGAAAACAAGCACGTGCATATGATAGGACACCCAACCGGCAGAAAATTGTTCAAAAGAGACGAATACCCCCTAGACCTTGACATGATATTCGAGGAGGCGGAGAAGACAGGTACGATACTGGAGATAAACGCAAATCCTATAAGATTAGACCTCCGCGATATTTACATTAAAAGGGCCCTTGAGTATAATTGTAAATTCGCCATAAACACCGACGCCCACAGACTCCCAGACCTCCATAACATGAGGTGGGGTGTTAAAACAGCGAGAAGAGGATGGGCAACACCCTCAGATATAATAAATACTCTGAAAATAGATAAAATAAAAAGAATATTTGGTTAG
- a CDS encoding geranylgeranylglyceryl/heptaprenylglyceryl phosphate synthase, whose product MKVEDYFNNILKERKMHLTLIDPEEQTSEEALKVATAAIQGGSDGIMLGGSTTDNIELEKTAKTLKENLDVPIILFPGNISGITSHADAIFFMTLLNSTNPYWIIGAQALAAPTIKKMKIEPIPMGYLVIEPGGTVGWVGDAKLVPREKPDIAAAYAMAAELLGMRLFYLEAGSGADKPVPAEMIKRVKRSTNLTLIVGGGIRTGEDARRAAKAGADIIVTGTIVENATNIKEKISEIVKSIRKP is encoded by the coding sequence ATGAAGGTTGAAGATTATTTCAACAATATCCTCAAAGAGAGGAAAATGCACCTCACCCTCATCGACCCAGAAGAACAAACATCAGAGGAAGCGCTCAAAGTAGCAACTGCAGCGATCCAAGGAGGATCCGATGGGATAATGCTCGGCGGGTCAACTACCGACAACATAGAATTAGAAAAAACGGCAAAAACGCTCAAGGAGAACCTAGACGTCCCCATAATATTATTCCCTGGTAACATTTCAGGCATAACAAGCCACGCTGATGCCATATTTTTCATGACACTTTTGAATTCCACAAACCCATATTGGATAATAGGAGCCCAGGCACTAGCCGCACCCACCATAAAAAAGATGAAAATAGAACCCATCCCCATGGGCTACCTTGTGATAGAACCAGGAGGCACAGTAGGATGGGTGGGGGACGCCAAGCTAGTCCCAAGGGAAAAACCAGACATAGCAGCAGCCTATGCGATGGCAGCAGAACTACTAGGAATGAGACTATTCTACCTAGAAGCAGGATCCGGAGCAGACAAACCAGTACCAGCAGAGATGATAAAAAGGGTGAAAAGGTCCACAAACCTAACACTCATAGTAGGCGGCGGGATAAGAACTGGAGAAGACGCTAGAAGAGCAGCAAAGGCTGGCGCGGACATAATAGTAACAGGGACAATAGTAGAAAATGCTACAAACATCAAAGAAAAAATATCAGAGATAGTAAAATCCATAAGAAAACCCTAA
- a CDS encoding 50S ribosomal protein L40e, translating into MAKFEVAEERIFNVKICFKCNARNPPNATRCRKCGYKGLRFKAKDPRG; encoded by the coding sequence ATGGCAAAATTCGAAGTAGCAGAGGAGAGAATATTCAACGTCAAAATATGCTTCAAATGTAATGCAAGAAACCCGCCAAATGCTACAAGGTGCAGGAAATGCGGCTATAAAGGTTTAAGGTTCAAGGCGAAAGATCCAAGAGGCTAA
- a CDS encoding DUF367 family protein: protein MRIIVYHAEECDRKKCTSLKLARMGKIKIVTSPKRIPRGSIVLNPFAEKALSPSDKDRILKWGVTALDCSWKEVKKSSPIFAVKRYHRALPYLVAANPTNYGKPFILSTAEALAATFYIIGLKDIAVNIMSSFKWGPHFLDLNRELLEAYSKAKNSREVVKIQEEFIRR from the coding sequence ATGAGGATCATCGTTTATCATGCAGAGGAATGTGACAGGAAAAAGTGTACAAGCCTAAAATTGGCTAGGATGGGGAAAATCAAGATAGTAACAAGCCCCAAGAGGATACCAAGAGGTAGCATAGTACTCAACCCATTCGCAGAGAAGGCTTTATCACCATCAGACAAAGACAGGATCCTCAAATGGGGTGTTACAGCCCTAGATTGTTCATGGAAAGAGGTTAAAAAGTCTTCACCAATTTTCGCAGTTAAAAGGTATCATAGGGCGCTACCATACCTAGTAGCTGCTAATCCAACAAATTATGGCAAACCCTTTATATTGTCAACTGCAGAAGCCCTAGCAGCAACCTTTTATATAATTGGATTAAAAGATATAGCAGTCAATATAATGTCCTCATTCAAATGGGGTCCCCACTTCCTAGACCTCAACAGGGAATTACTAGAGGCATACTCAAAGGCTAAAAACAGCCGAGAAGTTGTCAAAATCCAAGAAGAATTCATAAGGAGATGA
- a CDS encoding VWA domain-containing protein: MKNLIFPFTAIVGQEKVKKALILNAINPSIGGVLIRGDKGTGKTTAVRALADLLPSIKTVKGCPFNCNPDDKESLCQLCKSKDNIEIEEKKMRVVELPLGSTEDRVVGSLDIKKALKEGIKALEPGILAEANRNILYVDEINLLDDHLVDVLLDAAAYGINYVEREGISISHPSRFILVGTMNPAEGELRPQLADRIGLHINVETIQDIKERVKIMARREEFEEDPEAFRKKFQEKQEKLLKRILNARKLLAKVKIDERLLELIARICVNVGVDGHRADIAILKASKTIAAYNGRTRVLPEDLEEAVELVLGERIPERSYARQDVKRQIQKAKTEMGQESSEAAEGEATGGGNPPPDEKGYGGESRQPSLGSADLKMTPNPSERTIQEEEVDIDLKSILKFKGKKNRRLYGSRVESKTEKGKYVKSKMLKGKSKDIAIDATLRAAALKSEDHIRVEPEDLREKIRKHGARASIALVVDISGSMFTDQKAAKIKNILNKIIQDAQRHKDKLSVIGFKGRKAEIIIPTTKRAQSFQQKVDNIRVGGTTPMAHGIKKGLEILKEEKKKEEYVPVMLILSDGMPNVGIEGRPIQDVMELGRELNKNEIHTVVINFERKFQQGRNINMELAMLSGGRYYDLDQLEDPSLAIPKIMDYERNQF; this comes from the coding sequence GTGAAGAATTTGATTTTCCCATTCACGGCAATAGTAGGACAAGAAAAAGTGAAAAAGGCCCTAATATTAAATGCAATAAACCCTTCCATTGGTGGGGTTCTGATAAGGGGCGATAAAGGTACAGGTAAGACAACAGCAGTCAGGGCACTGGCGGATCTGCTACCATCAATAAAGACTGTTAAAGGATGCCCATTCAATTGCAACCCTGATGACAAGGAGTCGCTCTGTCAACTCTGCAAGTCAAAGGATAATATTGAAATTGAAGAGAAAAAGATGAGAGTCGTTGAACTACCATTAGGTTCAACAGAAGACAGGGTAGTCGGATCATTAGACATAAAAAAGGCTCTCAAGGAGGGTATAAAAGCCCTAGAACCTGGTATACTAGCGGAGGCCAACCGTAACATACTCTATGTCGATGAGATAAACCTCCTAGACGACCACCTTGTAGACGTTCTACTAGACGCGGCAGCCTACGGCATCAACTATGTTGAAAGGGAGGGTATCTCAATATCACACCCATCTAGGTTCATACTAGTAGGTACAATGAACCCAGCGGAAGGAGAGCTAAGACCACAACTAGCAGACCGTATAGGCCTACACATTAACGTGGAAACCATCCAAGACATCAAAGAAAGAGTGAAGATCATGGCTCGTAGAGAAGAATTCGAGGAGGACCCAGAGGCCTTCAGAAAAAAATTCCAAGAAAAACAAGAAAAACTACTAAAGAGGATACTCAACGCAAGGAAACTACTAGCCAAAGTTAAAATAGACGAAAGACTTTTAGAACTCATAGCGAGAATATGCGTTAACGTGGGCGTGGACGGTCACAGGGCGGATATAGCTATCCTTAAAGCTTCAAAGACCATAGCAGCATACAATGGTAGAACAAGGGTCCTGCCAGAAGACCTTGAAGAGGCTGTTGAACTAGTCCTAGGAGAAAGAATACCTGAAAGATCATACGCCCGCCAGGACGTGAAAAGGCAAATACAAAAAGCAAAAACAGAAATGGGACAAGAATCTAGCGAGGCGGCTGAGGGCGAGGCCACAGGGGGTGGGAACCCCCCGCCGGATGAGAAGGGATACGGTGGTGAGAGCAGACAACCCAGCCTAGGCTCAGCAGACTTGAAGATGACACCCAACCCAAGTGAGAGGACAATACAAGAAGAAGAAGTTGACATAGACCTCAAAAGCATCCTAAAATTTAAAGGCAAAAAGAACAGGAGACTTTACGGCAGCAGAGTAGAATCAAAGACAGAAAAGGGAAAATACGTGAAAAGCAAAATGTTAAAGGGGAAATCAAAGGACATAGCGATAGACGCAACCTTAAGAGCAGCAGCCCTCAAATCAGAAGACCATATAAGAGTAGAACCTGAAGATCTCCGAGAAAAGATCAGAAAACATGGGGCAAGGGCCAGCATAGCACTCGTAGTAGATATAAGCGGCTCCATGTTCACAGACCAGAAAGCAGCCAAGATAAAGAACATACTAAACAAGATAATACAAGACGCACAACGCCACAAAGACAAACTAAGCGTAATAGGATTCAAAGGAAGAAAAGCAGAGATAATAATACCCACAACCAAGAGAGCCCAGTCATTCCAACAAAAAGTAGACAACATTAGAGTAGGTGGCACCACACCCATGGCCCACGGTATAAAAAAGGGACTTGAAATACTTAAAGAAGAGAAGAAAAAAGAAGAATACGTGCCAGTGATGTTAATATTAAGTGATGGCATGCCAAACGTCGGCATCGAGGGCAGGCCAATCCAGGATGTCATGGAACTCGGAAGAGAACTTAACAAAAATGAAATACACACAGTAGTTATAAATTTTGAGAGAAAATTCCAACAAGGCCGCAATATAAACATGGAACTTGCAATGCTATCAGGTGGAAGATATTACGACCTAGACCAACTAGAAGACCCATCACTTGCAATACCTAAGATAATGGACTACGAAAGAAACCAATTCTAG
- a CDS encoding hydrogenase maturation nickel metallochaperone HypA: protein MCTVGGPMADIKMRKLKTRRCKCLDCGNEFKGVGKRIICPSCQSDNIECSE from the coding sequence TTGTGTACAGTAGGGGGGCCAATGGCTGATATAAAAATGAGAAAACTCAAAACCAGGCGCTGTAAGTGCCTTGATTGTGGTAATGAGTTCAAAGGTGTTGGTAAGAGGATCATATGCCCATCATGCCAATCAGATAACATAGAATGCTCCGAGTAG
- a CDS encoding hydrogenase maturation nickel metallochaperone HypA gives MCSVGGPMVDIDLKKVTSRKCKCLDCGNEFKGVGKKVRCPSCQSENVECSE, from the coding sequence ATGTGCAGTGTAGGAGGGCCCATGGTAGACATAGACCTTAAAAAGGTCACAAGTCGCAAATGTAAGTGCCTTGATTGTGGTAATGAGTTCAAGGGTGTTGGTAAAAAGGTCAGATGTCCATCATGTCAGTCAGAGAACGTAGAATGTTCAGAATAA
- a CDS encoding DUF116 domain-containing protein, with protein MMMVDFYQLFGQVILLVLMGILLLLLLSLFLGRILLKSDRLIFPRLLLVTVDLFYGPFKRFASILGVDESIVDQIGVEVRNKINEEKFNSIKAEDKLLILPHCLRHPKCEAPLEPSGLQCKNCKKCIISILKNKAEEIGYRVFIIPGSTFLKKIVKENKFKSVLGVACYQDLNIAMMKLSKFAPQGVPLLKDGCYKTKVDISMVLEKMGIKKPKRIRLECGADHRWTSK; from the coding sequence GTGATGATGGTAGACTTTTATCAATTATTTGGCCAGGTCATCCTCCTTGTGTTAATGGGCATTTTATTATTGCTCTTGTTGAGCCTATTCCTCGGGAGGATACTATTAAAAAGTGATCGTCTAATATTCCCCAGACTACTCCTTGTAACAGTAGATTTGTTCTATGGGCCCTTTAAACGGTTTGCGAGCATCCTAGGAGTTGATGAGAGTATAGTGGACCAGATAGGGGTTGAAGTTAGGAACAAGATTAACGAGGAAAAATTCAATAGTATAAAAGCAGAGGATAAGCTCTTGATACTCCCACATTGCCTAAGACACCCAAAGTGTGAAGCGCCATTAGAACCTTCAGGTTTACAATGCAAAAATTGTAAAAAGTGCATAATCAGCATATTAAAGAATAAGGCTGAGGAAATAGGCTACCGCGTATTCATAATACCAGGTTCCACATTCCTTAAAAAGATAGTGAAAGAGAACAAATTTAAGTCAGTGCTCGGCGTCGCCTGCTACCAGGACTTGAATATCGCCATGATGAAATTATCCAAATTCGCACCCCAAGGCGTGCCACTCCTCAAGGACGGATGCTATAAGACCAAAGTAGACATCAGCATGGTATTAGAGAAAATGGGGATAAAAAAACCAAAGAGAATCCGCCTAGAATGTGGGGCTGATCATAGATGGACATCAAAATAA
- a CDS encoding TatD family hydrolase gives MDIKITDNHIHVDHINGEGPVKVAEKFHRAGGKRMIIPNKPTWTIQKPSEFEEAMKLVIKYAKIINSQTEVEAYPIVGVHPAELSRLIESGTPIKEAEALVKEGLEYAQRLVSDGKAVGIGEIGRPHYPVEESEWEAHNRILSYALELAREVDCPVQLHTESSTPRQFQEFSKMAEKAGMKKYKVIKHFSGPYVSEDENYGLTPSLIASRDVIKKGLEKGGNFLMETDYLDDLGRPGAVLGPKTVPRRTREFIQKGLMDLEDAYKIHEENIEKVYGLV, from the coding sequence ATGGACATCAAAATAACAGACAACCATATCCACGTTGATCATATCAATGGTGAAGGGCCTGTGAAAGTGGCTGAAAAGTTCCACAGAGCAGGCGGCAAAAGGATGATAATACCCAACAAGCCTACTTGGACCATCCAGAAACCATCAGAGTTCGAGGAGGCCATGAAACTCGTCATAAAATATGCGAAGATAATAAACTCCCAAACTGAAGTGGAAGCATATCCCATAGTAGGAGTGCACCCAGCAGAACTTTCAAGGCTCATAGAATCCGGCACACCCATCAAAGAGGCTGAAGCACTCGTCAAAGAGGGGCTTGAATACGCCCAGAGGCTAGTATCTGATGGGAAAGCCGTAGGTATTGGCGAAATTGGAAGGCCACATTATCCTGTAGAAGAAAGTGAATGGGAAGCCCACAACAGGATATTATCATATGCATTGGAACTTGCAAGGGAAGTGGATTGTCCAGTGCAACTCCATACTGAAAGTTCAACCCCTAGACAATTCCAAGAATTTTCCAAGATGGCTGAAAAGGCTGGTATGAAAAAGTATAAGGTTATAAAACATTTCTCAGGCCCCTATGTTAGTGAGGATGAAAATTATGGGCTCACACCATCCCTGATAGCTTCACGTGACGTTATAAAAAAGGGCCTAGAGAAGGGTGGTAATTTCCTTATGGAGACTGACTACTTGGATGATCTGGGCAGACCCGGAGCAGTATTGGGTCCTAAAACCGTTCCAAGACGTACGAGGGAGTTTATCCAGAAGGGTCTTATGGATTTAGAGGATGCTTATAAAATCCATGAGGAGAACATAGAAAAGGTTTATGGTCTAGTGTGA